A single genomic interval of Stenotrophomonas sp. ZAC14D1_NAIMI4_1 harbors:
- a CDS encoding 5'-nucleotidase, which yields MGDNSPRLLTVAVTSRALFDLEESHALFESDGVAAYAEYQRQHEDDILGPGVAFPVVRKLLALNQGASPENPRVEVILLSRNSADTGLRIFNSIQHYGLGIIRATFTAGEPTWPYVKPFGTDLFLSANPESVRSALRHGIAAATILPKPPGETAAAAADQIDITRPAGQLRIAFDGDAVIFGDESERISREQGVEAFGRHERERAREPLSGGPFRGFLSALHTLQEVFPAGDSAPIRTALVTARSAPAHERVIRTLREWGVRLDEALFLGGRHKGPFLQAFGADIFFDDSQHNIDSAREHVAAGHVPHGVANEG from the coding sequence ATGGGCGACAACTCCCCCCGCCTGCTGACCGTCGCGGTGACCTCGCGCGCGCTGTTCGACCTGGAAGAAAGCCATGCGCTGTTCGAGAGCGATGGCGTAGCGGCCTATGCCGAGTACCAGCGCCAGCATGAGGACGACATCCTTGGCCCCGGCGTGGCCTTCCCGGTGGTGCGCAAGCTGCTGGCGCTCAACCAGGGTGCCAGCCCCGAGAACCCGCGCGTCGAGGTCATCCTGCTGTCGCGCAATTCGGCCGATACCGGCCTGCGCATCTTCAATTCCATCCAGCACTATGGGCTGGGCATCATCCGCGCGACCTTCACCGCCGGCGAGCCGACCTGGCCCTACGTGAAGCCGTTCGGCACCGACCTGTTCCTGTCGGCCAATCCCGAATCGGTGCGCAGTGCGCTGCGCCATGGCATCGCGGCGGCGACCATCCTGCCCAAGCCCCCGGGTGAAACCGCGGCGGCTGCGGCCGACCAGATCGATATCACGCGCCCGGCCGGACAGCTGCGCATCGCCTTCGATGGAGACGCGGTGATCTTCGGCGACGAGAGCGAGCGGATCTCGCGCGAGCAGGGGGTTGAGGCCTTCGGCCGCCACGAGCGCGAGCGTGCCCGCGAGCCGCTCAGTGGTGGCCCGTTCCGCGGCTTCCTGTCGGCCCTGCACACGCTGCAGGAAGTGTTCCCGGCGGGCGACAGCGCGCCGATCCGCACCGCGCTGGTCACCGCGCGTTCGGCCCCCGCGCACGAGCGGGTGATCCGCACCCTGCGCGAGTGGGGCGTGCGCCTGGACGAGGCCCTGTTCCTCGGCGGCCGCCACAAGGGCCCGTTCCTGCAGGCCTTCGGCGCGGACATCTTCTTCGATGATTCGCAGCACAACATCGACAGCGCCCGTGAACACGTGGCCGCCGGTCACGTCCCACACGGCGTGGCCAACGAGGGCTGA
- a CDS encoding DUF2939 domain-containing protein has product MKKLIGILVALVLAVAAWWFSGPYLTVHGLSKAIEQRDTARLERYVDFPRVRSSLRAQLNDYLVRQAGPDVAASPFGALLYGLGDQLGGAAVDTMVTPTGIGAMLQGHVLWKRGRNELQGGDAFGPTEPARPLKNAEHHFEALDRFVIDVQRGPGEPPMKVVLEPQGLRWKVVDLQLGMSGSP; this is encoded by the coding sequence ATGAAGAAACTCATCGGCATTCTGGTTGCCCTCGTCCTGGCCGTGGCCGCCTGGTGGTTCAGTGGCCCGTACTTGACCGTGCACGGCCTGTCCAAGGCCATCGAGCAGCGCGATACCGCGCGGCTGGAGCGCTACGTGGATTTTCCGCGCGTACGCAGCAGCCTGCGCGCCCAGCTGAACGATTACCTGGTGCGGCAGGCGGGGCCGGACGTGGCGGCCAGCCCGTTCGGCGCGCTGCTGTACGGGCTGGGTGACCAGCTGGGAGGGGCGGCGGTGGACACCATGGTCACGCCGACCGGCATCGGCGCGATGCTGCAGGGCCACGTGCTGTGGAAGCGCGGCCGCAATGAACTGCAGGGCGGCGATGCGTTCGGCCCGACCGAACCGGCGCGGCCGTTGAAGAACGCCGAACACCATTTCGAGGCGCTGGACCGCTTCGTGATCGACGTCCAGCGCGGCCCCGGCGAACCACCGATGAAGGTGGTTCTGGAGCCGCAGGGCCTGCGCTGGAAGGTGGTGGACCTGCAGCTGGGGATGTCGGGAAGCCCGTAG